The Methylomicrobium lacus LW14 genome window below encodes:
- the gnd gene encoding decarboxylating NADP(+)-dependent phosphogluconate dehydrogenase — MKANIGLIGLAVMGQNLVLNMNDHGFKVAVYNRTTSTVDEFLAGPAKGTQVVGTHSLEALVDSLETPRIVMLMVKAGDVVDQYIEKLLPLLAPGDIIVDGGNSLFTDTNRRTQYLADLGLNFIGAGVSGGEEGARNGPSIMPGGNKAAWAAVKPIFQAISAKVGGEPCCEWVGDNGAGHYVKMVHNGIEYGDMQLICEAYQLLSEGLGLSADELHEIFAEWNRGELSSYLIEITANILAYKDADGQPLLEKILDTAGQKGTGKWTGINALDLGIPLTLIGESVFARCLSAQKDERVKAAKVLPKQQGAFSGDRKAMIDAVRDALYAAKIISYAQGFRLMREAAKEYKLALNYGEIALMWRGGCIIRSQFLNDIKQAYNKNPDLENLLLDDFFTAEMKKAEAGWRKAVILGIELGIPTPAFSSALAYFDGYRTERLPANLLQAQRDYFGAHTYERIDQPRGQFFHTDWTGQGGKVASSTYNA, encoded by the coding sequence ATGAAAGCAAATATCGGATTGATCGGCCTCGCGGTGATGGGCCAAAACCTGGTGTTGAACATGAACGACCACGGCTTCAAGGTCGCGGTTTATAACCGCACCACCAGCACGGTCGATGAATTTCTGGCAGGCCCCGCGAAGGGCACACAGGTGGTCGGTACGCATTCGCTCGAAGCACTCGTCGACAGCCTCGAAACGCCGCGCATCGTGATGTTAATGGTCAAGGCCGGCGACGTGGTCGATCAATATATCGAAAAACTGCTGCCGCTGTTGGCGCCGGGCGACATCATCGTCGACGGCGGCAATTCGTTGTTTACCGACACCAACCGCCGCACCCAATATCTTGCGGACTTAGGTCTCAATTTCATCGGCGCCGGGGTTTCCGGCGGCGAGGAAGGCGCGCGCAACGGACCTTCGATTATGCCCGGCGGCAACAAGGCGGCCTGGGCGGCGGTCAAGCCGATTTTCCAGGCGATCAGCGCGAAGGTCGGCGGCGAACCCTGCTGCGAATGGGTCGGCGACAACGGCGCGGGTCACTATGTCAAGATGGTGCACAACGGCATCGAATACGGCGACATGCAGCTGATCTGCGAAGCCTATCAATTGCTGTCCGAAGGCCTGGGTCTTTCTGCCGACGAATTGCACGAAATTTTCGCCGAATGGAACCGCGGCGAACTGAGCTCATACCTGATCGAAATCACCGCGAACATCCTGGCTTATAAGGACGCAGACGGCCAGCCGCTGCTCGAAAAAATCCTCGATACCGCCGGCCAAAAAGGCACCGGCAAATGGACCGGCATCAATGCGCTGGATCTCGGCATTCCGTTGACGCTGATCGGCGAGTCGGTCTTCGCACGCTGCCTGTCCGCGCAAAAGGACGAACGCGTCAAGGCCGCGAAGGTTCTGCCGAAACAGCAGGGCGCATTCAGCGGCGACAGGAAGGCGATGATCGATGCGGTCCGCGACGCCTTGTATGCGGCCAAGATCATTTCCTATGCGCAAGGTTTCCGGTTGATGCGGGAAGCGGCAAAAGAATACAAACTGGCGCTGAATTATGGCGAAATCGCGCTGATGTGGCGCGGCGGCTGCATCATCCGCAGTCAGTTCTTGAACGACATCAAACAGGCCTACAACAAAAATCCGGATCTCGAAAACCTGTTGCTCGACGATTTCTTCACCGCCGAAATGAAGAAGGCCGAAGCCGGCTGGCGCAAGGCGGTCATTCTGGGTATCGAGCTCGGAATCCCGACCCCGGCGTTCTCGTCTGCCTTGGCTTACTTCGACGGCTACCGGACCGAAAGACTGCCGGCCAATCTGTTGCAGGCGCAGCGCGACTATTTCGGCGCACATACCTATGAGCGGATCGACCAGCCGCGCGGCCAGTTCTTCCATACCGACTGGACCGGACAAGGCGGCAAGGTCGCTTCGTCTACTTACAACGCATAA
- a CDS encoding FMN-binding protein, producing MKAIRQRGGFLLFLFLVTAVTQSFATIFYSKNEALELAFGKDKQVELLSLFPDESQTAKIQELAKVKLESGLFTFYVGKEQDKILGYAAIETITVRTKPETLMIVLTPEGELRNVYTLAFHEPPEYMPPERWFERLYKRPLTDMDFSKGVDGISGATLSTRAGLSSVRKVMAMYQVMIKDQKQ from the coding sequence ATGAAAGCAATCAGGCAAAGGGGAGGATTTCTTCTCTTTTTATTTCTGGTGACTGCGGTAACGCAGAGCTTCGCGACAATTTTCTACAGTAAAAACGAAGCGCTTGAACTGGCATTTGGCAAAGACAAGCAAGTCGAATTGTTATCGCTTTTCCCTGACGAGAGTCAGACGGCTAAAATTCAGGAGTTGGCAAAAGTCAAACTCGAATCGGGCCTGTTCACGTTCTATGTCGGCAAGGAGCAGGACAAAATCTTGGGCTATGCCGCGATCGAAACGATTACGGTCAGAACCAAGCCGGAAACGCTGATGATCGTGCTGACACCTGAAGGCGAGTTGCGCAATGTCTATACGCTCGCTTTTCACGAGCCGCCCGAATACATGCCACCGGAGCGCTGGTTCGAGCGACTGTACAAACGTCCACTCACGGACATGGATTTCAGCAAGGGCGTGGACGGCATCAGCGGCGCGACGTTGAGCACGCGTGCCGGCCTCAGCAGCGTCCGCAAGGTGATGGCGATGTATCAGGTCATGATCAAGGATCAAAAGCAATAG
- the pgl gene encoding 6-phosphogluconolactonase, producing MQKNANWRTFATADQVAEAACAQILTAAEAAIAERGRFKLVLAGGTTPEKVYRLLSKAETDWSKWYIYYGDERCLPADHADRNSMIATQTLLAQVPIPSAQIFTLPAELGPEEGALQYRQTVADALPFDMVLLGMGEDGHTASLFPGHVHNPDELTHPVYNSPKPPPERVSVSAKALSDTRRLIFLITGKNKQEPVKQWREGADLPVATIEPATPVEIYIDSEALPS from the coding sequence ATGCAAAAAAACGCCAACTGGCGGACGTTCGCGACCGCCGATCAGGTGGCCGAAGCCGCTTGTGCACAAATCTTGACTGCGGCCGAAGCGGCCATCGCCGAGCGCGGCCGCTTCAAACTGGTATTGGCGGGAGGCACCACGCCGGAAAAAGTCTATCGTTTGCTCAGCAAGGCGGAAACCGACTGGTCGAAATGGTATATCTATTATGGCGATGAACGCTGCCTGCCGGCCGATCATGCGGACCGCAACAGCATGATAGCGACGCAGACATTGCTCGCGCAGGTGCCGATTCCGTCTGCACAAATCTTCACGCTTCCGGCCGAACTCGGTCCTGAAGAGGGCGCCCTGCAATACCGCCAAACGGTCGCCGATGCGCTGCCTTTCGACATGGTGCTGCTCGGCATGGGCGAAGACGGGCATACCGCCAGCCTGTTCCCCGGACATGTGCACAACCCCGATGAGCTGACGCATCCGGTTTACAATTCGCCGAAGCCGCCGCCCGAGCGCGTTTCGGTCAGCGCCAAGGCATTGAGCGACACCCGCCGATTGATTTTTTTGATCACCGGTAAAAACAAACAAGAGCCGGTCAAACAGTGGCGCGAAGGTGCGGATTTGCCGGTCGCCACGATCGAACCGGCAACGCCGGTTGAGATTTACATCGACAGCGAAGCCCTGCCATCCTGA
- a CDS encoding thrombospondin type 3 repeat-containing protein — MIKGLVKSMLVALPLSFANQLFGSPAGTLDKSFGGDGLVTTAAGTSLSVAEDVILVQGDKKLLAVGRSNDGAGAFDRFALVRYDLSNGALDTTFGSNGIVNTTVGSGNAAAFAGIQQTDSQLVVVGQALNSNAQPTNDFAVVRYNPNGSLDTGFGDEGKVLTPPHSTEAADVFEDGAHAVVETLEHKLVVAGFSGTATDSDFALVRYDSDGSLDLSFSPIGEKGKVTTDFGNSRNDVVFSMLQQADGKLFVAGFSNNGTSDDFAVARYEADGTLDTTFNSNGKQRNSVGSGDDRGLSVIRQTDGKYVVAGYSTTNGDEDIALVRYLPDGHLDSSFSGDGKVITSMGTRNARAYQVMQLPDGKLLVAGYTQVGVNDFDFVQVRYNQDGSLDTTFSGDGKLSTSFGAGSDQAFAAVQQPEDGRIVLAGVAEIRDNLVSQQRFALARYLPGDLDDDGVLDYLDNCPSVKNPPVVTPPSNDLLQPDQDHDMIGDACDDDRDGDGVPNDKDAFPDDKTESNDNDGDGIGDNADPDDDNDCVLDAVDNFPLVANLLNRFDGENKSDFLGYSVAAGDINTDGKDDVIVGAPRFDKKEGKKTLRNAGLVHVYSGELTKQPTILRTFIGEGAGDQFGSAVAGGGDVNGDSIPDILVGAPKADVVGGDGKKRKDAGIAVVFSGAPNGSELFRIEGEAARDNLGMAVAFVKDIDADGRDEVIVGAPKADGVDSNDKKIKDAGSASVYSYKEGERVRVHTFEGESKGDLFGSSVAANDVDKDGKADAIIGAYRAEASNSSGKKLKDVGRVYVYALSGDFPEIFHQNGEQAGSRLGFAVAGADVNGDGFADVLAGAPQEDYIQEATPATAKKTFKDAGIVRVYSGQNQSKLYSAHNEVPQKGALFGSAISDAGVIPGETAHNFIVGAYKYDATSKGKKLANAGRASWHRGSDGVEQFGFDGHNKNNYYGFAVSGSGDHNGDGFTDMIVGGYQDDPLAGNKKITNAGIVELLTAEDPSSSCQPPRQ; from the coding sequence ATGATCAAGGGTCTTGTAAAATCGATGCTCGTTGCTCTGCCGCTGTCGTTTGCAAATCAGTTATTTGGATCGCCCGCCGGTACGCTGGATAAAAGTTTTGGCGGCGATGGTTTGGTGACGACTGCCGCCGGTACTTCGCTCTCCGTCGCTGAAGATGTGATCCTGGTACAGGGGGACAAAAAACTGCTCGCCGTCGGCCGCAGTAATGATGGGGCCGGCGCCTTTGATCGATTTGCTCTCGTGCGTTATGATTTAAGTAATGGCGCTCTCGATACGACATTTGGTAGCAATGGTATCGTCAACACGACTGTTGGTAGTGGAAACGCGGCCGCGTTCGCGGGCATCCAACAGACAGACAGTCAATTGGTCGTAGTAGGGCAGGCGTTAAATTCGAATGCACAACCGACCAACGATTTTGCGGTGGTGCGTTATAACCCCAACGGTTCCTTGGACACCGGTTTCGGCGATGAGGGGAAAGTGCTGACGCCGCCTCATTCGACGGAGGCCGCAGATGTGTTTGAGGATGGCGCTCATGCGGTCGTCGAAACGCTGGAACATAAGTTGGTCGTGGCGGGGTTCAGCGGCACGGCAACCGACAGCGATTTTGCGCTGGTGCGTTATGACTCGGACGGCTCTCTCGATCTCAGCTTTAGCCCCATAGGCGAGAAGGGCAAAGTGACGACCGATTTTGGCAATAGCAGGAACGATGTTGTTTTTTCGATGCTTCAGCAGGCTGACGGCAAGCTCTTTGTGGCTGGTTTCAGCAATAATGGCACTAGCGATGATTTTGCGGTCGCGCGCTATGAGGCCGACGGCACGCTCGATACGACCTTCAATTCGAATGGGAAGCAACGCAACTCGGTCGGTAGCGGCGATGATCGCGGCCTTTCGGTGATTCGACAAACGGACGGTAAATACGTGGTTGCCGGCTACAGCACGACGAACGGTGATGAGGATATTGCGCTGGTTCGTTATCTCCCCGATGGACACTTGGATTCCAGTTTTAGCGGTGACGGTAAAGTCATCACATCGATGGGTACAAGAAATGCCCGGGCTTATCAGGTCATGCAATTGCCCGACGGCAAATTGCTGGTGGCCGGTTATACGCAAGTTGGAGTCAATGACTTTGATTTTGTGCAGGTGCGCTACAATCAAGACGGCAGCCTGGATACCACTTTCAGCGGAGACGGCAAACTCAGCACAAGCTTCGGTGCCGGTTCAGACCAGGCTTTTGCGGCCGTGCAGCAACCGGAGGATGGGCGTATCGTGTTGGCGGGAGTAGCCGAAATCAGGGACAATTTAGTCAGCCAGCAGCGATTTGCGCTTGCGCGTTATCTTCCCGGCGACCTAGACGACGATGGAGTTCTCGATTATCTGGATAATTGCCCGTCCGTAAAAAATCCTCCAGTAGTAACTCCCCCATCAAACGATTTGCTGCAACCCGATCAAGACCACGACATGATTGGTGATGCCTGCGATGACGACAGGGACGGCGATGGCGTGCCCAATGACAAGGATGCTTTTCCGGATGATAAAACGGAATCGAATGACAATGACGGCGATGGCATAGGCGATAATGCCGATCCGGATGACGATAATGACTGCGTTCTGGATGCAGTCGATAATTTCCCGCTCGTTGCAAACTTGTTGAATCGTTTCGACGGCGAAAATAAAAGCGATTTTCTTGGCTATAGCGTCGCCGCCGGCGATATCAACACGGATGGCAAGGACGATGTGATTGTCGGGGCTCCTCGCTTTGATAAAAAAGAGGGCAAGAAAACCTTGAGAAATGCCGGCTTGGTCCATGTTTATTCGGGCGAATTGACAAAACAGCCGACTATTTTGCGGACGTTTATAGGGGAGGGTGCCGGCGACCAGTTTGGCAGCGCGGTAGCCGGCGGGGGCGATGTCAACGGTGACAGTATTCCCGACATCCTCGTGGGCGCGCCAAAAGCCGATGTGGTTGGCGGCGACGGAAAGAAGCGCAAGGATGCCGGGATTGCCGTGGTTTTTTCGGGAGCGCCTAATGGCTCAGAGCTATTTCGCATCGAAGGCGAGGCGGCCCGCGATAATCTGGGCATGGCAGTCGCTTTTGTGAAGGATATCGATGCCGACGGCAGGGATGAGGTCATCGTGGGCGCGCCGAAAGCGGATGGAGTCGACAGCAACGACAAGAAAATAAAAGATGCGGGTTCGGCGTCTGTTTATTCTTACAAGGAAGGGGAGCGTGTCCGCGTGCATACGTTCGAGGGCGAAAGCAAGGGCGATCTATTTGGCTCCAGCGTCGCTGCGAATGATGTCGATAAGGACGGCAAGGCGGACGCGATCATCGGGGCTTACCGAGCCGAGGCAAGCAACAGCAGCGGCAAAAAACTGAAGGATGTGGGTCGTGTCTATGTTTATGCGTTGAGCGGCGATTTTCCGGAGATCTTTCACCAAAATGGCGAGCAGGCCGGCAGCCGGCTCGGCTTCGCGGTGGCCGGGGCGGACGTGAATGGCGACGGCTTTGCGGATGTTTTGGCCGGCGCGCCGCAGGAAGATTATATTCAGGAGGCTACACCGGCAACCGCGAAAAAAACGTTCAAGGATGCCGGAATAGTGCGTGTCTATTCCGGACAAAACCAGTCCAAGTTGTATAGTGCGCACAATGAAGTGCCGCAAAAGGGAGCGCTGTTTGGCAGCGCGATCAGCGATGCCGGCGTTATCCCCGGCGAAACCGCACACAATTTCATCGTCGGCGCCTATAAATACGATGCCACCAGCAAAGGTAAAAAACTGGCGAATGCGGGGAGAGCCTCTTGGCATCGGGGCAGCGATGGCGTCGAACAGTTTGGGTTCGACGGTCATAACAAGAATAATTATTACGGTTTTGCGGTCAGCGGAAGCGGCGACCATAACGGCGATGGTTTTACCGACATGATCGTAGGCGGTTATCAGGATGATCCGCTTGCCGGCAACAAAAAAATCACTAATGCCGGTATTGTGGAACTCTTGACCGCGGAAGACCCGAGTTCTTCCTGTCAGCCACCACGGCAGTGA
- a CDS encoding DUF5765 domain-containing protein, producing MCWSGEASGVLAAAGLSTAAYVAYKGESKELWIPLTYFALMELLQAGTYVYIDLCGNPKNQILTMFGYIHVAFQPFFVNMVAMYFIPESVKLKIRTTVYTICAIGSLTMLVKMYPFDWAGHCVIGTEGFCGTGVCSVSGDWHIAWQMPLNGLLSGPQEWLFGFDWGLHALTYILVSFCLPTLYGSWRFVGFHYLIGPWISDVTTSDPNEYAAVWCLFSIALCVSVIKTPIRKHLHVKTWFFYNRCTPLELRPVEQTS from the coding sequence ATGTGTTGGAGTGGTGAAGCGTCAGGCGTCCTGGCGGCCGCAGGACTTAGTACCGCGGCTTATGTCGCTTACAAGGGGGAATCGAAGGAGTTGTGGATTCCGTTGACTTATTTTGCGTTGATGGAATTGTTGCAGGCCGGGACCTATGTCTATATCGATCTGTGCGGCAATCCGAAAAATCAGATTCTGACGATGTTTGGCTATATTCACGTCGCGTTCCAGCCGTTTTTCGTGAACATGGTCGCGATGTACTTCATCCCGGAAAGCGTCAAACTGAAAATCCGCACGACCGTCTATACGATTTGCGCGATCGGCTCGCTGACGATGCTGGTCAAGATGTATCCGTTCGATTGGGCCGGGCATTGCGTGATCGGCACCGAAGGCTTTTGCGGTACCGGCGTCTGTTCGGTCTCCGGCGATTGGCACATCGCTTGGCAAATGCCGTTGAACGGCCTGCTGTCCGGTCCGCAGGAATGGCTGTTCGGTTTCGATTGGGGTTTACATGCGCTGACCTATATCCTGGTCTCGTTCTGCCTGCCGACCTTGTACGGATCCTGGCGCTTCGTCGGCTTCCATTACCTGATCGGGCCGTGGATTTCGGACGTCACCACCTCCGATCCGAACGAATACGCCGCGGTTTGGTGCCTGTTTTCGATCGCGCTCTGCGTTTCGGTGATCAAGACCCCGATCCGCAAACACTTGCACGTGAAGACCTGGTTTTTTTATAACCGCTGCACGCCGTTGGAATTGCGCCCAGTAGAGCAGACTTCGTAG
- a CDS encoding pyridoxal-dependent decarboxylase, whose product MLSRRRFLGYGGAGMLAMAAGCRPANLNLLPAEDDVAAIKRLPLADRMQLAKLKNNLLGYPINMNTPPEAFFAWRKQLNEAGIGVFAFNNVGNPFKESPIPYNTHDFEREVILRFGKRYAFPSDDTWGFLSHSGTDSNMHGMYMGRTILKGRTGRLPKAYFTKEAHYSVQILRDLLGLETVFVDTLPDGGMDPNDLAQKLTANRSQPALVIATIGTTFKGAVDSIDRIQDVLQGHPSYLHLDAALFGGYLPFTPHADEVAYRLPGKPAPRYDSIAVSCHKFFGFPAPAGLFITTQSHFDEFNALFTRIHNPEYIHHVPGTITCSRDSVKPAEFYFFSSPEAMVKLTADARSMLQNSDYFLQQLQSRFPQLDAVRANALSNTIYFKNPGDRVVKKYSLATMHLEINHQQQDYAHVVVMPHVNRQIIEAFMTDLESALANAQGFR is encoded by the coding sequence ATGCTCTCCAGACGACGTTTTTTAGGCTATGGCGGCGCAGGCATGCTCGCCATGGCTGCCGGCTGTAGGCCGGCGAATCTGAATTTATTGCCGGCCGAGGATGATGTCGCCGCGATCAAGCGGTTGCCACTGGCCGACAGGATGCAGCTCGCGAAGCTGAAAAACAACCTGCTGGGCTACCCGATCAACATGAACACGCCGCCCGAGGCTTTTTTCGCCTGGCGCAAACAGCTCAACGAGGCGGGCATCGGCGTGTTTGCGTTCAACAATGTCGGCAATCCGTTCAAGGAAAGCCCGATCCCTTACAACACGCACGACTTTGAACGCGAAGTGATCCTACGCTTCGGCAAGCGCTATGCGTTTCCAAGCGATGACACCTGGGGCTTCCTTTCGCATAGCGGCACCGACAGCAACATGCACGGCATGTACATGGGACGGACGATTCTGAAGGGACGCACCGGCCGGCTTCCGAAAGCCTATTTCACGAAGGAAGCGCATTATTCGGTGCAAATTTTGCGCGACTTGCTCGGGCTTGAAACGGTGTTTGTCGACACGCTGCCGGATGGCGGAATGGACCCGAACGATCTCGCGCAAAAGCTCACGGCCAACCGATCGCAGCCAGCTTTGGTGATCGCGACGATCGGCACCACCTTCAAAGGTGCGGTCGATTCGATCGACCGTATTCAGGATGTCTTGCAAGGCCATCCGAGCTATCTGCATCTGGACGCGGCGCTGTTCGGCGGCTATCTGCCCTTTACTCCCCATGCCGATGAAGTCGCCTACCGTTTGCCGGGCAAGCCGGCGCCGCGCTACGATTCGATCGCGGTTTCCTGTCACAAATTTTTCGGCTTTCCCGCGCCCGCTGGCCTGTTCATCACCACGCAAAGCCATTTCGACGAGTTCAATGCGCTGTTCACCCGAATTCATAATCCCGAATACATCCACCATGTACCGGGCACGATCACCTGTTCACGGGATAGTGTCAAACCGGCGGAATTTTATTTCTTTTCATCGCCGGAAGCGATGGTAAAACTGACCGCAGACGCTCGCTCGATGCTGCAAAATTCGGATTATTTTCTGCAACAGCTGCAATCCCGCTTTCCTCAGCTGGATGCGGTACGCGCGAACGCTCTGTCGAATACGATTTATTTCAAAAATCCCGGCGACCGGGTCGTCAAAAAATATTCTCTGGCCACGATGCATTTAGAGATAAACCATCAACAGCAGGATTACGCGCATGTGGTCGTAATGCCGCATGTGAACCGGCAAATCATTGAAGCGTTTATGACTGACTTGGAGTCCGCTTTGGCTAATGCACAAGGATTTCGCTAA
- the amrS gene encoding AmmeMemoRadiSam system radical SAM enzyme, with protein sequence MTEFVSPDTVRTRYWHMLEDGRVQCDACPRFCKLHDGQRGLCFVRQNLDHQVVMTSYGRSSGFAIDPIEKKPLNHFLPGTPVFSFGTAGCNLACKFCQNWDISKSREMDTLMSKASPEAIAQTALDQGCASVAYTYNDPVIFHEYAIDTAQACRSLGLKSVAVSAGYVTPEPRAEFYQWMDAANIDLKAFSERFYHQITGGHLQPVLDTLKYIKHETSVWLELTTLLIPDENDSVPELEAMTQWVVENLGPDVPMHFTAFHPDWKMLDKAPTPRHSLLKARQIATNNGVRYAYVGNVHDKLAESTYCHGCGKLLIGRDWYELSDWNLDAAGKCKFCGTKCAGVFAEKPGGWGAKRLSVPMR encoded by the coding sequence ATGACCGAATTTGTTTCCCCCGATACCGTCCGTACCCGGTACTGGCATATGCTTGAGGACGGTCGGGTGCAGTGCGACGCCTGCCCGCGCTTTTGCAAACTGCATGATGGCCAGCGCGGCCTATGTTTTGTCCGGCAGAATCTGGACCATCAGGTCGTGATGACCAGCTACGGACGTTCCAGCGGCTTTGCGATCGATCCGATCGAAAAAAAGCCGCTGAATCATTTTTTACCCGGCACGCCGGTGTTTTCGTTCGGCACCGCCGGCTGCAATCTGGCCTGCAAATTTTGCCAGAACTGGGACATCAGCAAATCGCGCGAAATGGATACCCTGATGAGCAAAGCCTCGCCCGAGGCAATCGCGCAGACTGCGCTCGACCAGGGCTGCGCCAGCGTCGCCTATACCTATAACGACCCGGTCATCTTCCACGAATATGCGATCGATACCGCCCAGGCCTGCCGCAGTCTCGGCTTGAAATCGGTCGCGGTTTCGGCCGGCTATGTGACGCCGGAACCGCGCGCCGAATTTTATCAATGGATGGATGCGGCCAATATCGACCTGAAGGCGTTCAGCGAGCGCTTTTATCACCAGATTACCGGCGGCCATCTGCAACCGGTGCTCGACACGCTGAAGTACATCAAGCACGAAACCTCGGTCTGGCTGGAGTTGACGACCTTGCTCATCCCGGACGAAAACGATTCGGTGCCGGAACTCGAAGCAATGACGCAATGGGTCGTCGAAAATCTCGGGCCGGACGTGCCGATGCATTTCACCGCCTTTCATCCTGACTGGAAGATGCTCGACAAAGCGCCCACGCCGCGCCATTCGCTGCTGAAAGCCCGGCAGATCGCGACCAACAATGGCGTTCGCTATGCCTATGTCGGCAATGTGCACGACAAACTGGCCGAAAGCACCTACTGTCACGGCTGCGGCAAATTATTGATTGGGCGGGACTGGTATGAGTTGTCGGACTGGAATCTAGACGCCGCCGGCAAATGCAAGTTTTGCGGCACAAAATGCGCGGGCGTCTTTGCCGAAAAACCCGGTGGCTGGGGCGCAAAACGCCTCAGCGTACCGATGCGTTAA
- the zwf gene encoding glucose-6-phosphate dehydrogenase, with product MNAEPCTYVIFGATGNLSRIKLMPALYHLDVAKQLPEGTRIVAVGRRPWDQQKWLAEVREMIQSKVKADFDEAVFQSFSQRLYYHQADIQKPEDYKALAELLNGKQAFSRNIAFYLSISPSDFGTVLEQLSHNHLFDEELGWRRVIIEKPFGYDLDSAQALQKRISHYLTEEQIYRIDHYLGKGMVQNVLVFRFANVMLEPLWNRNYIDHIQITHSEEIGIDSRGDYYNGAGALRDMLQSHLLQLLTLVAMEPPVSMEAEALRDEKVKVLKSIRPIPKEAVHAHAHRGQYAAGTAKGEKVKGYLQEDSIPADSVTETYASMKLYIDNWRWRGVPFYMRTGKRMAKAQSTISICFRHPPLQFFRGTNVNCMSPNWVLLGIQPDECIKIEMTVKEPGLEMDTRSTTLDASFRNHDEKAIDAYEDLLLDVLKGDRSLFLRFDEVEHAWRIVDPILQTWAVERDYIATYAAGSWGPEDSRLFDKDSQFWRSSLTPECK from the coding sequence ATGAACGCCGAACCCTGTACCTACGTAATCTTTGGCGCCACCGGCAACCTCTCCCGAATCAAGCTGATGCCGGCGCTCTATCATCTCGATGTTGCGAAACAATTGCCCGAAGGCACCCGCATTGTCGCGGTCGGCCGCCGGCCCTGGGACCAGCAGAAATGGCTGGCCGAAGTCAGGGAAATGATCCAGAGCAAGGTCAAGGCCGATTTCGACGAGGCGGTCTTCCAGAGTTTCAGTCAGCGCCTTTACTATCATCAGGCGGACATCCAGAAGCCCGAAGACTACAAGGCATTGGCCGAACTTTTGAACGGCAAACAAGCATTTTCGCGGAACATCGCGTTTTATCTGTCGATCAGCCCGTCCGATTTCGGCACCGTGCTCGAACAATTGAGTCATAACCATTTGTTTGACGAAGAACTGGGCTGGCGGCGTGTGATCATCGAAAAACCGTTCGGCTATGATCTGGACAGCGCGCAGGCCCTGCAAAAACGCATCAGCCATTATCTGACCGAGGAGCAGATTTATCGGATCGATCACTATCTCGGCAAGGGCATGGTGCAAAACGTGCTGGTGTTCCGCTTCGCGAACGTGATGCTGGAACCCTTGTGGAACCGCAACTACATCGATCATATCCAGATCACCCATTCGGAAGAAATCGGCATCGACAGCCGCGGCGACTACTATAACGGCGCCGGCGCTCTGCGCGACATGCTGCAAAGCCATCTGCTGCAACTTTTGACCCTGGTCGCGATGGAGCCGCCGGTGTCGATGGAGGCCGAGGCGCTGCGCGATGAAAAGGTCAAGGTATTGAAATCGATCCGCCCGATTCCGAAAGAAGCGGTGCACGCGCATGCCCACCGCGGCCAGTACGCGGCCGGCACGGCCAAAGGCGAGAAGGTCAAAGGCTACTTGCAGGAAGACAGCATCCCGGCGGACAGCGTGACCGAAACCTATGCCTCGATGAAGCTTTACATTGACAACTGGCGCTGGCGCGGCGTGCCGTTCTATATGCGCACCGGCAAACGCATGGCGAAGGCGCAGTCGACCATCTCGATCTGCTTCCGTCATCCGCCGCTGCAATTTTTCCGCGGCACCAACGTGAACTGCATGAGCCCTAACTGGGTGCTGCTCGGCATTCAGCCCGACGAATGCATCAAGATCGAAATGACCGTGAAGGAGCCGGGCCTCGAAATGGACACCCGCTCGACCACGCTGGATGCGAGTTTCCGCAATCATGACGAAAAGGCGATCGACGCTTATGAAGACCTGCTGCTCGATGTGCTGAAGGGCGACCGTTCGCTGTTCCTGCGCTTCGACGAGGTCGAGCACGCCTGGCGCATCGTCGATCCGATCCTGCAAACCTGGGCGGTCGAGCGCGACTATATCGCGACCTATGCTGCCGGTTCGTGGGGACCGGAAGACAGCCGCCTGTTCGATAAAGACAGCCAATTCTGGCGCAGTTCATTAACCCCGGAGTGTAAATAA